The genomic DNA ACATCTGCAATAACCATGTAAGCAGGTTATACCCATCTTCTGAACTGAAGCACCCATACTATGATATCTCCAACCCCAGAAAGAGTAAAGCTTTAAAACCCTGACTGCCCTGGAGAGTGGTGTCGTTCGCAGTTTTGCCTCTCTGGTCATTCTAGCACCCGTCAAGTTGTTGCACGGCAGGAGCCACATCTCATGCTCTGGAGGAAATCCCCTTTGCCAAACCCCTGGCTTTAGTTTCAGTTCTCTTGATCAGCTGCTCTTACCTTTCTTACCTGCTTCCTTGCCTGCTCTCTCCTCGCTAAATCCAGGGCACCGGctcacaagctccctgcctaaTGAGGTGTCCCCAAAGCCTTGCTTTGGCACTTGTACAGGAATCTGTGGTCAGTAGTGTCACTGCCACCTCCTGGGCTTTCGGAGGACCAGAGCTCACTCTGTGGGCTGCAGATGCAGATTCACACAAATGCTTTGCAAGAGATCTTGGATTGCTCAGCTTCAACCTGCACCAGCCTGTTTCCTTCCCAGGCCTGTGGAGTGATGGCACTAACTACCCCTGTTTGCAGAAGACGGTCGGTCTCCCTCCCCTTGGAGGCATTGACCAGATGGATCATTATGGCTTTTGGGTAGGAGACATACAGATGAGCAAGCATACACAATATAGGTTCTGCATTTGTCGTGTGTAATATGCCAGGGGGTGAAAGGTTGAGAAACCCACTTTGGCAAATGGAAATAGCAAAAAGGGCATATTTTGGTGGCTAAATGAAAGCCTCTTCTGCATGTGATTTTTCACGCTTCTGCATGTATAACTTGAACACAGAGAAAGGACAAATTAATGTGTTTGGTCAGACAGAAATACACCAAATTTATTGTTTTGAGAGATACAGGGGAGTATTTCTATGTGGCTGTGGTAGCTATAATGTTTTGGCAACACAACATCCcaccaaaataaaaagacattcaCCCAAGAATGTCTCTGGGCTCAGTCCTGGAGGTGGATGTCCCAGCCCTAAACCTCTGTGGGCAGTGGTCCATTGCCAGGAGTCTGTTTCATGCTCCCGTTTAGGGTGTTGGTCCTGAAGATGTACGACCTCCCTCTAACTGAGCCTTCAGTGTGGATACTTTCTGGCTTGTTCTGGCAGCGGAAGAACATAAGGAAACCATTCCGGTAGTTCTTGTTCATCCATCCATAGAGCAGGGGGTTGACAAATGTAGAGCACATGGCTCCGACGTGGAAGACAGTGTACAGGAGTTTGTACTCATGGAAGATAAGAACCAGATCAAGATCAATGGCAAGCTGGAATATGTGGAAGGGGAGCCAACAGACTGCAAATACCACAACTACCATCACTAGCATTTTGGTTGTCTTCCTCCTCCGGCACTGGTTTTCATTCCTAGAAGTGGGACTGACATGGTTTTTCAGCTTGAACCAGATCCTGGTATAAGCATAACAAATAAttgcaagaggaaaaacatactgcaggaggAGCATGGACAGGCTGTAGATAGTGGCATCTCTGTTATTACCAGAGGGCCATTTTTCTGAGCAGACAGCCATTTTGAGGTTGATGGATGGGATTTCCTCATACCGATACTCTCTGAAGATGGCCAGAGGACCTGCTAGGACAGCTGCTGCTAGCCACATGATGGTGATGATGGTGAAGCTGAGCCTTTTGGAAATCCTGCTGTCCAGATGGAAAACAATACACCGGTACCTATCCAGGGCAATCACAGTCAGGGTGAGAATGGACACATGGACACTCAGAGCTTGAGCATAAGGGACCAGATGACAAAGAACAGCTCCAAACTTCCACTCGTCCAGGAGTGTGTACACCAGGGTGAAAGGCAGACAGAGCGTGTCCACCATCAGGTCTGCCAGGGCCAAGTTAGCTATGAAGAAGTTTGTGACGGTCCTCATACTCTTGTACTTCACTATGATGTAGATGACCAAGGAGTTGCCAATGAATCCCAGCAGAATGATGAGGGAGTAGGCGGCAATCAGAACAACCTGGACCCCCAGGATCTTGGTGCTGTCCATCATAACACTGCGGGACCCTGCGAGATCCTGGCTAGGTGTGACAAGGTCCTTGGCatgccagccctggggcagcttctcGTCTAATGCTGTCTTCTCCATGGTGAGGGTGCTGTTGGCTCCCTCCAACAGTCCCATGGCTGGCCTGAGCCCTTCTgtcaggaggagaaggaggtcTGGAacacagacacagcagaagTGAGGGCACAGGAGATAGCAGAGCATCTGCAAGAGCTGAGACTCAAAGGGTATGTCCCACACACCATTTCAGGctaaacagcagcagcagtgacatcctccttccttctccctcacCCCACATCCTTCCTCACACCAAATGGCTTTTCACCTCTCTTACACCTCCTGTTAGAGCCTGTGATCGATTCCCCAAGGAAAAGTCAAGGGAAAATGCAACTTTTCACACAGGTTTCTGAGATTCTGTTTGaactgaacaggaaaaaaactctCAACCAGCCAGGGCCAGACTGGTAGGTACTGGAAAGATCTCCTGCTCATGAAGCCCCTTTACACACAGCCTCTCCTACTTCTTCGGGACAGGCTTTGTAAAACGGGGAAGTCGCTTCAAATAAGCCAAAATTTGGGACCTCTTGGGGCTAATGGAAGAAATTTATGATGGCATCAGTCATCTTGAATGAGATTTACTTGCCTACAAAAATGCCCTGAGTCGTAACTCCTTAGaactgggaaaggagaaaaacaacaagACAGCCTCAAATTCAAGGTGTTCTTCTCCACCTACCCATAACGATTTATTTCTAAATCATGCAGTagtggtttttttcagtttcttatttCTCACATCTCCAGGTGAAAATACCTGCCACCCTGTCTCTGCATGAGTCTCCACCACTGCTCCTGCTAGTGATGCTACTACCTAAGACCAGTACCCCCTGCTCCTGACCCCAGGTAACATGGTTAGCATAACTAATGCCATTTTATGAGTTAAGCAGCCATTTTCTGTGGCCAAACGGGTCACATATTCACACCCTTTCCCTCATTATCAGGCCCTGAAGGTCCTGTGAACCAAGCAGACAAACTAAAcagttttattctttccctccctgccaGCCTCAAGGTTCCTGGGCACCAGGATGATTACTCCCATCCTTGCTGGCCTTGAAAGCCACAAACACCTGACCAGACAGGTTTTGATGGCCCCAACAGATGAACAGGGAAGCTGAACAGCATCCAGAGCCCAGTCCATAAAATCAAGCAGTTACAAGTCCTAAGTACAGTGAGACCCGTGCCCCGCTGTGGCCAGGGACACTGCCACTGTCCTCTGCTTCCTCTGAGGATGGAGTGACTCatctttttaatgacttttgAGTCTAGATTCTGATTGTTATATAGATACAGCAAACCATGTACTAAGATTTGACCCAATCTGCAGGGAGTCCAGATGGTTAGAAATCGTAATTTAAGTTCTATTATAAATTCTGTGTTACTTAGGTGATTAGAAATCATAAGTTGTATTataaattctgtatttcttaaatGATTAAAAATCATATGGTCTAGGTGATTAGAAATAACAAATTGTACTATAAATTCTGTATTGTGCTGCTTATAGATTGTACTACATTGATTCACCTTGTAGAAATCCTGTGCCATTCTAATAATAAATTCTGTGCTATACTATTCATAATAGCTTGTTAAGAAAATACGGCTTTAATTGTAACCAAAGCTTTAATTGTAACCACCATTTAGTGCCATCATCATTCTGCTGAGGATCTCTAAATGAACCTGTCTGTCCCCTTAGTGTCGGTGGCACTCGGGCATCcgccagctctgcagaggagggAGCTCCCGCAGGGACATGCATGTGGAGGGGACAGACCGCCGAGGCTGTGAACAAGCCTcccgcagagctgctgctgagcgTCCAGGCGCAAACAGGCCCGAGAGCCAAAGTCCAAGTGTTAGCGAGACTCCTGCCACGTGGTGCTAAAACATCTGCGTGAGTGTGGCTTCAGAAGCAGGGGGACCGACTGATGAGCCAGAACTGACTCAGTCTGGAACCTGCAGCTGGCGTTTGGTGCCGTTGTAACAGCGTGGTGTTGTCGCTGCAGGGTTTTCATTCAGTCCAAACacagcaggaggaaagccagcTCTGTTCCTGGCTCCTTCTCAGCCTCCGTGTCTCAGAATTGCTACTGGGGTGGACGTGGCCCCTCACATCTCCCCAGCGTTGTGTGTGGGGCCCCCATTCCCACTGTACACTTGATCAAAAGTGAGTGAAAGTCATCACTCTGCCCAAACAGGGTGGTCTGCAGAGCACCATGTTTTCTCCGACCTGCAGAGAGGGAGATAATGCCCTGCCACGGAGGGAGGGAGGCACAGGGCTTAAATGAAGCTGGAAATTAGAGGCAGCCTGCTGGACGCCTTCTCAGCCTCCCTGAGGAATGAACTGCTCTGGGTTTGTACCTGTTAGATGGGAGCACTGCTgactgggtgctggtgggttcctCAGGTCCAAATGTTTAAGGACAGCCTGTCCTTGGGAAGAGAGAACGCTTTCTCTGCAGAACACCTGCATTTCAGCTAGTTCCTTAAACAAATCACGTAAAATAATGGTGGCAAGATGGTAAAGGTGGCAGCAATTacattgtaattaaaaataaatggctgCTTGTTCTTTTATCGCTCCTCAGAGCAAGGGTTGTGATTGCCCTTTGGGAGCTGCTCGCAGGAACCTGCCTGGCCAGCTGCAAACCCAGACCCCTGCAGAGACCCAGCAAAAGGGCTGCCTGCAGTAGAACATCCCTGCACACTTCTttctcctgccctccccacgTCTGTTGGCTTGCCCAACTTGTCTGACTCTGATTTATGCCAATGATTCCTGTAAAAGCAGTTGTTGGGCTCAGACACTGATAATGGAGACCTTATAGCTACTGTTAGAGGGTAGGAAGGTAAGCTTTTaagcagcaggaggggaaaaatgggTGGATTTGCTGGGGTGACAGTTTGCATTAGGGTGATCTCAGACCGCTATGACACAGttgcccccagccctgggaaggtAACCCCAAAGATAAAAGGGTGCCCCACCTTCTAAGGCAGGAGAGAGGAGCTCAAAGCCACCCTGCTCATCCAAGACAGTGGGAAACAGAGCAAGGAAACAGGCAGGACCCTGGGCAGGTGGCACAGCCACAGCCTCTTCCACAGagcctgacccacacagcccagcCCGGAGCCTCCCCGTGCTGCCCCGGGCCCCAAAGCAAACCTCACTGCCAGCAGAGCAAGATCTATGAAGGAAACATCAAGGGCTGGGCACACTCTCAGTGTCTGTGCTTTCCCTGCTTCCTCTCCATCTGGCTTTTTCTACCTTCCATATTGTCTAGCATTACTTTCTTTATCACTTTCTTTATCACTATCCTCTTTTCTGTGGCTAGCCTGTCTCATTTATCTTTGGTACCCAAGTCATGTGGAcacttctctcccttttccctatCTCACCCACCAGCTGGCTGCCAGTTCCCGTGTTCACATCtcaggctgtttcctctcactGGAGACTGGCAGCTACCCACCATCTGAGAGGAGCCAGGAACGTCATGATTATTGGAGCTGTTTTGCTTCCTAACAAAATGACCTTAATGGACTTAttatttgatttggtttgctttggttttttttccaaaggggAACTATTAAAAATCAATTAAGGCATTTTAATTAAGCGGCAAAATGGTCATAATAAATGTTGCCACTCCAGGGGCTTCCTGTAGGTCGCAGGGATGCTGCTAGGAGTGGATTGAGGTCCATTCCAGCCAGAAATGGGAGTGCTGGCATATGTGCAGGCTGCTACCAGGCACACGCTCCCATGTCCAGCGGGCCTGCCAGGCTAGATGGAAAAATCCTTGGAGCTGAGAGCCAGCTGCTTTTGGGAGAAAAAATCAACAGGGCAGACCAGGAGGACACAGAAATACTACCCTAGGCCCTTTCCTCTGCACTGGGCTGCCATGAAGGGATGCAGAAGCAGGGTATTGCCTGGATCCTGctctcaccttctcctccagctGGGATTCAGCCTGAGGCAGGGCTGGGACCCAGGGATGGCTCCCAATGAGGCAGAAGCACTGCGCCCTGTGCcagggggagggggaagcacAGAGGAGCTGCAAAATCTAAGACCTCTGCTGAGCACTTGTTTACAGAGAGCCTGGACTAGATCCTCGGGACTCGGACAGACCTCTgctccctggggctgccccaggtccctctgtgtccctgctgcagccccacgCATGCAGCCAGCCCAGTCCTGATCTGTCAGGGTACATCCACGCCTGGCAGAGCCATCTGCAAAGCCTGGCAGGGTTCAGAAAGCAGGGCTGGAGGGGTGGGCAGAGGGCTGGAGGAAACAGAGCTTGTTAATTAAAATTCCTCTTTTTGTCCCAAGCAGTGAGACTGGGATCGCTGTAGCCAGCATGGGGACAAGAGGTGCACAAAAGAGGGAGGTAAGGACAAAAATTGTTCAGACTGTAGCCAGGAATTAAAATCCTATCGGAGTTATCATTGATTTAAAAGGAAGGAGTGGAAGGACTTGGCCCAGcctctgctctctgctctgaATTTGGCTAATGACAGCCACAGCCTCTTTCTACTGCAGCACTGGGGTGTGAGTGCAGAGGCTGATGGAATTTTTCATGGCTCGGCTCACAGATTTATTCCATGCTGTGTCCTTTCTCcaaagcagctcagctccaTGAAATCCCTTCACCTCCAGCAGCCCAGTCTGGAGCACTGACCCATctcatccccagccccacacctggcAGCAGTCAGGTGTCTGTGGCAAAGAGGTCTGAGACTGTTCCTCATCCTCAGAACTCAGTTGTCACCTTGGGGCAAGCCACCTTTTACCACCTTCATGTTCCCCTGCGGCACTGGAGAGGCAGCAGCATTCAGCCCTGAACACGCCTGAGTTCCCTCAGGCTGGGAACAGAGCCCAAGTTTGCTAACTCCAGCCTCCTGCACTCACCACCAGAGAGGACTCTGCATCTCTCTGGATAAAACCTGAACACAGATTTCAGGAGcagcatgaaaatgaaaaatgtgaatgaTGGAAGAGAGCGTGTTTTGCCTTCTCTGTTTGATGGGCTGGTTTCAGGGCAAATAGCAGCTCTAGGATGACTTCCTGAAACCAAAGAGCAGACAGAAATTGTCCCAGGTGCTTCCATCTCTGGTGAAGGGGTAATTGCCCCACTATGATGCTACGGCAGAAGGGAAGACCCTCTGGCCtggccatcatctgctgcagctTTGTAAATTATCTATCCAGATCAGGCCCATTGGTGAAGAAACCTAACAGCATCAGACACGTACTGCCACCCCTGCACTTGCAAAACTCCGGGGCCTCGGAGCTGCTCCCAGGGGACCCAGGGTAGAACTGGCACCAGGAGACAAAGTGCAAGGAGGAGGAAATACACCAGGAATTTCTTGTGGTTCCTTGTTGTAAATATCTGCACATCCTTGCCCAGGCTGGAGCCACAAAAGTCTCTGAAGGGGACAAGGCAAGGAGGATGTCTTAGTCACTCAGCTCAGGACAGGGTGATAAAGGAGGTGATGAGAAGTGATTTGGCAGGGATACAGGCTTTCTCCTGgaattttttcctgcaaaaggCAGGAAGGAGCAGTGCAGAGTCCGTCTGCGCTGTGGGACATGTCATGGGAGCAGAGCAAGGATGCCAGGGACAGGGCTCAGCGGGTGACACTGCGATGGAGACACAACAGTTGTTGGGGCTGTAGAAGGGAAGAAATAGCTTGGTGGAATGATCCTGGCTAACCTGGGGAGTCTGTTACCTCCTGAAATTTAGGGAGTCTGGGGTAGATAAGAcaagggaggaaagggaaataacAACCCACTAACAGAACAACAAGGGAGCAAACCCAGTATCCTGCTTTGGGACAGACCAGAAACTCTGTAGGTGAAATTCAGGCTACAACAGGACTACAAGAGGCTCTCTCTGTTCAAGAATTAATATGCAATGAGTGCAGAGAGCAAACAAGAACCAGTTTTATTCATGCAGCCCCCTATCTCCCTTTGCATCTCTGTTTTTGAGAGCACTGGTCTCTGGCAGCAAGACAAGTGCC from Columba livia isolate bColLiv1 breed racing homer chromosome 14, bColLiv1.pat.W.v2, whole genome shotgun sequence includes the following:
- the LOC102097148 gene encoding neuropeptide Y receptor type 2, whose amino-acid sequence is MGLLEGANSTLTMEKTALDEKLPQGWHAKDLVTPSQDLAGSRSVMMDSTKILGVQVVLIAAYSLIILLGFIGNSLVIYIIVKYKSMRTVTNFFIANLALADLMVDTLCLPFTLVYTLLDEWKFGAVLCHLVPYAQALSVHVSILTLTVIALDRYRCIVFHLDSRISKRLSFTIITIMWLAAAVLAGPLAIFREYRYEEIPSINLKMAVCSEKWPSGNNRDATIYSLSMLLLQYVFPLAIICYAYTRIWFKLKNHVSPTSRNENQCRRRKTTKMLVMVVVVFAVCWLPFHIFQLAIDLDLVLIFHEYKLLYTVFHVGAMCSTFVNPLLYGWMNKNYRNGFLMFFRCQNKPESIHTEGSVRGRSYIFRTNTLNGSMKQTPGNGPLPTEV